From a single Gemmatimonadales bacterium genomic region:
- a CDS encoding COX15/CtaA family protein, with protein MNPNRPLGIWLAVWAGMLFVLILIGGATRLTESGLSITEWQPVAGVIPPLTQSQWNDEFSRYKEIPQYQAVHAGMTVDQFKTIFLWEYTHRLWARLVGVAFLGPLLWFLFRGMVPRNVRGRLWLLLILLGAQGALGWFMVSSGLSGRIEVSQYRLAAHFSAALLIYGATVWMAADFLVDRHPVGHASEPRLRRWAGTLTGLAVVTAIAGAFVAGLRGGHVFNTWPLMGGSVVPPGYTMLSPWIRNPFENPGAAQFDHRCLAYLTVISVVLFWMIARRHQLGRHQRIALGLFALAAVGQVCLGIATLLLIVPIPLGIAHQGGAIVLITAGLVATHALRTEQVPNQR; from the coding sequence TGGGCGGGGATGCTCTTCGTCCTGATCCTGATCGGCGGGGCGACCCGGCTCACCGAGAGCGGGTTGTCGATCACCGAGTGGCAGCCGGTGGCGGGGGTGATCCCGCCGCTGACACAATCGCAATGGAACGACGAGTTCTCGCGCTACAAGGAAATCCCGCAGTACCAGGCGGTCCACGCCGGGATGACCGTCGACCAGTTCAAGACGATCTTCCTCTGGGAATACACCCATCGCCTCTGGGCGCGGCTCGTCGGTGTCGCGTTCCTCGGTCCGCTGCTCTGGTTCCTCTTCCGTGGCATGGTTCCACGCAACGTGCGCGGCCGTCTCTGGCTGCTGCTGATCCTCCTCGGCGCGCAGGGCGCGCTCGGCTGGTTCATGGTGTCGAGCGGATTGAGCGGGCGGATCGAGGTGAGCCAGTACCGTCTCGCCGCTCACTTCTCGGCGGCACTCCTGATCTATGGTGCGACGGTGTGGATGGCGGCAGACTTTCTCGTCGATCGGCATCCGGTCGGGCACGCCAGCGAACCGCGACTGAGGCGCTGGGCCGGAACGTTGACCGGACTCGCGGTGGTGACGGCGATCGCCGGCGCGTTCGTGGCGGGCTTGCGCGGCGGACATGTCTTCAACACCTGGCCGCTGATGGGCGGAAGTGTCGTGCCGCCGGGATACACAATGCTGTCGCCGTGGATCCGCAATCCGTTCGAGAATCCCGGGGCGGCGCAATTCGACCATCGCTGCCTGGCGTATCTCACCGTGATCAGCGTGGTGCTCTTCTGGATGATTGCGCGCCGGCATCAACTCGGCCGCCATCAGCGGATTGCGCTGGGGCTCTTCGCCCTGGCTGCGGTGGGCCAGGTCTGTCTCGGGATCGCGACGCTGCTGCTGATCGTGCCGATCCCGCTTGGTATTGCGCACCAGGGAGGTGCGATCGTCTTGATTACTGCTGGATTGGTGGCAACGCACGCGCTGAGAACCGAACAAGTCCCCAACCAACGGTAG
- a CDS encoding ankyrin repeat domain-containing protein gives MPVRRLPVHPDLDQLHRQAKELLRAIHAGDPIAVAELREHHPDPVDPSTAKLADAQLVLARSYQATSWPRLVQGVNLARAICDDSIDTVRSLITANPHLLHEPVLIRTDSNWGPPLTYAANLGRDEIIRMLHQMGATDLLSAAGRAALQGKTGTLQMIYEMAGRPPLDVRALTGPAYTLNDAGTAALFALGVRIPPEGLDINTMEHLLGSDSRKPDAKHRILAMYVEHGLELPDTPVMALHRGRIDLLESHLARDPDLLTRTFDVADVFPMTRLREPYTAQGTPVAGTTLLHIAAYFDELEIATWLLDHGMPVDARAAVDADGFGGYTALFSTVVSQHNFWVNYGKGRPDDAAFTRLLLARGADPNIRASIRARLEEGHGGGPLREYRDVTPLGWGEQFAAQIFVSRESMRLVEERGGGR, from the coding sequence ATGCCCGTCCGCCGCCTTCCCGTTCATCCCGACCTCGATCAGCTGCACCGCCAGGCGAAGGAACTCCTTCGCGCCATCCACGCCGGCGATCCCATCGCCGTCGCCGAACTCCGCGAACATCACCCCGATCCGGTCGACCCCTCGACAGCAAAGCTTGCCGATGCGCAACTCGTCCTGGCGCGCTCCTATCAGGCGACGAGCTGGCCGCGCCTTGTCCAGGGGGTGAATCTCGCGCGCGCGATCTGCGACGATTCGATCGACACCGTCCGATCGCTCATCACGGCGAATCCGCATCTCCTGCACGAGCCGGTGTTGATTCGCACCGACAGCAACTGGGGACCGCCGCTGACCTACGCGGCCAATCTCGGCCGCGACGAGATTATCCGGATGCTCCACCAGATGGGTGCCACCGACCTGCTGTCGGCCGCGGGCCGCGCCGCCCTCCAGGGGAAGACCGGCACGCTGCAAATGATCTACGAGATGGCCGGTCGTCCGCCGCTCGACGTCCGCGCCCTCACCGGACCCGCATACACCCTCAACGACGCGGGAACCGCCGCCCTCTTCGCCTTAGGCGTTCGCATCCCGCCGGAGGGGCTCGACATCAACACGATGGAGCATCTGCTCGGCTCCGACTCGCGAAAGCCTGACGCCAAGCATCGCATCCTCGCGATGTACGTCGAACACGGTCTCGAGCTCCCCGACACGCCGGTGATGGCGCTCCATCGCGGCCGGATCGACCTCCTCGAATCACACCTCGCCCGCGATCCGGATCTGCTCACGCGCACTTTCGACGTCGCCGACGTCTTTCCGATGACCCGGCTCCGCGAGCCGTATACTGCGCAGGGAACGCCGGTTGCCGGGACGACGTTGCTGCACATCGCCGCGTATTTCGACGAACTGGAGATCGCGACGTGGCTCCTCGATCACGGGATGCCTGTCGACGCGCGGGCGGCCGTCGATGCCGATGGCTTTGGTGGCTACACCGCGCTCTTCTCGACGGTCGTATCGCAGCACAACTTCTGGGTGAACTACGGCAAGGGGCGTCCCGATGACGCAGCGTTTACCCGGCTCCTCCTCGCTCGCGGCGCCGATCCGAACATCCGCGCGTCGATCAGGGCGAGGCTGGAAGAAGGGCACGGTGGCGGGCCGCTGCGCGAGTATCGCGACGTGACGCCGCTCGGCTGGGGCGAACAGTTTGCGGCACAGATTTTCGTCAGCCGTGAGTCGATGCGACTGGTTGAGGAGCGTGGTGGTGGTCGGTAA
- a CDS encoding BF3164 family lipoprotein, whose amino-acid sequence MRIRVHGALAVLIVAHATAQQPGDLNKANRDSLAAHRISSTTLRGEVVVDDTAIGSPRSLATQGHFLWIADRNGPPFVHVVDVQSDRVVASYGAKGEGPGDFAGFPRLSIRPGEPSNGWGYDEHLRRMTPLPEAARSAEPSTLGLPADRSLYDLRWNSHDRLLGVTDMDTSRYVVYDASGKLVDRFLGGLLGNSDIPILSRRSASNGFSFCSAGDGRHAAVTFVAAGRIELVDASTHTLRRAAVPFASDGGFTHAPDGRWTFDHGTRYYADCAATSRHLYALFVGKAFAATGGRAVAADYLQMFDWTGRLEAVYLLDQPMSTLTVSGDSVVYAGGTEVTAIYRFRLPRP is encoded by the coding sequence ATGCGCATCCGCGTTCATGGCGCCCTGGCAGTGCTCATTGTCGCGCATGCCACGGCGCAGCAGCCGGGCGATCTCAACAAGGCCAACCGCGACTCTCTCGCGGCGCATCGGATCAGCAGCACCACGCTCCGTGGCGAGGTCGTCGTGGACGACACCGCCATCGGCTCTCCGCGATCGCTGGCGACGCAGGGGCACTTCCTCTGGATCGCCGACCGCAACGGGCCGCCATTCGTCCACGTGGTCGACGTGCAATCCGATCGCGTGGTCGCATCGTACGGGGCCAAGGGCGAGGGACCGGGTGACTTTGCGGGGTTTCCCCGCCTGAGCATTCGACCTGGCGAGCCGTCGAATGGATGGGGGTACGACGAGCACCTGCGCCGCATGACACCGCTGCCCGAAGCCGCAAGATCAGCGGAACCGTCGACCCTCGGGCTGCCAGCCGACCGTTCCCTGTATGATCTTCGCTGGAACTCGCACGACCGCCTCCTCGGCGTCACCGACATGGATACCAGCCGGTATGTGGTCTACGATGCCAGCGGCAAACTTGTCGACAGATTCCTCGGCGGATTGCTCGGTAACAGCGACATTCCGATCCTGAGCCGGCGCTCCGCGTCCAATGGCTTCTCGTTCTGCAGTGCCGGCGATGGACGCCACGCGGCCGTCACGTTCGTCGCCGCCGGCCGCATCGAGCTCGTTGATGCATCGACGCACACGTTGCGGCGGGCGGCGGTCCCGTTTGCGTCGGACGGCGGTTTCACTCACGCACCCGACGGTCGCTGGACGTTTGACCATGGCACGCGGTATTACGCGGACTGCGCGGCGACGTCACGGCACCTGTATGCGTTGTTCGTCGGCAAGGCGTTCGCCGCGACGGGGGGTCGAGCCGTCGCGGCGGACTATCTGCAGATGTTCGACTGGACCGGACGACTGGAGGCGGTGTACCTCCTCGATCAGCCGATGAGTACACTCACGGTGAGCGGCGACAGCGTGGTGTATGCGGGCGGGACAGAAGTGACCGCAATCTATCGATTCAGGCTGCCGCGCCCTTAG
- a CDS encoding acyl-CoA dehydrogenase family protein translates to MDFKLTAEQEQVRQMVRDFAVREIKPHVMEWDEAQHLPLEVIHQLGDLGMLGAIFPEKFGGAGLSYVDYVNIVEELAAVESGIALAVAAHNSLCSGHIYLAGNDEQKRKYLSKLTTGEWIGCWALTEPGSGSDASGMQTTAVKDGNEWVINGTKNFITNASHAQVAVVLTVTERGARHGVTAFAIEMDRPGIRAGKKENKLGMRISDTAELILENCRVSDANVLGQVGHGFSDAMKVLDGGRISIAALSVGIARGAYDAAREYAKQRPAFGQPIASFQAIQFMLADMATEIEAARLLCYRAAAMKDAGEKTTLWSSMAKLYASEVAVRATEKCVQIFGGYGFIKEFPAEKFYRDVKLCTIGEGTSEIQRMVIARNVLGM, encoded by the coding sequence ATGGATTTCAAGCTGACCGCCGAGCAGGAACAGGTCCGCCAGATGGTGCGGGACTTTGCCGTGCGCGAGATCAAGCCGCACGTGATGGAATGGGACGAAGCGCAGCACCTCCCGCTCGAAGTGATTCACCAGCTCGGCGACCTTGGCATGCTCGGCGCGATCTTCCCCGAGAAATTCGGCGGCGCCGGGCTCTCGTATGTCGACTACGTCAACATCGTCGAGGAGCTTGCTGCGGTCGAGTCGGGGATCGCGCTCGCGGTCGCGGCGCACAACTCGCTCTGCAGCGGGCACATCTATCTCGCCGGGAACGATGAGCAGAAGCGGAAGTATCTGAGCAAGCTCACCACCGGCGAGTGGATCGGATGCTGGGCGCTCACCGAGCCGGGATCGGGGAGCGACGCGTCGGGGATGCAGACTACCGCCGTCAAGGACGGCAACGAGTGGGTGATCAACGGCACCAAGAACTTCATCACCAACGCCAGCCACGCGCAGGTCGCGGTGGTGCTCACGGTCACCGAGCGCGGCGCCCGTCACGGCGTCACGGCGTTCGCGATCGAGATGGACCGGCCGGGTATTCGCGCCGGGAAGAAGGAGAACAAGCTCGGCATGCGGATCTCGGACACCGCGGAGCTGATTCTCGAGAACTGCCGGGTCAGCGATGCCAACGTCCTCGGCCAGGTTGGCCACGGCTTCAGCGATGCGATGAAGGTCCTCGACGGCGGGCGGATCTCGATCGCGGCGCTGTCGGTGGGGATTGCGCGCGGTGCCTACGACGCGGCTCGCGAGTACGCCAAACAGCGGCCGGCGTTCGGCCAGCCGATCGCGAGTTTCCAGGCGATCCAGTTCATGCTCGCCGACATGGCGACGGAGATCGAAGCGGCTCGGCTCCTCTGCTATCGCGCCGCGGCGATGAAGGATGCCGGCGAGAAGACGACGCTCTGGTCGTCGATGGCGAAGCTCTACGCGTCGGAGGTCGCCGTCCGCGCGACCGAGAAGTGCGTGCAGATCTTCGGCGGGTACGGTTTCATCAAGGAATTCCCGGCGGAGAAGTTCTATCGCGACGTGAAGCTCTGCACCATCGGCGAAGGGACCAGCGAAATTCAGCGGATGGTGATCGCGAGGAATGTGCTGGGTATGTAA